The segment CCAACCACACCTTGACGCTCTCACCTGCGGAGCCCCATAGTGGTTACCAAATTTGTCGCTCCGACCTCGAGGGGAGTCCTACGATCCCCGCTTATGCGGACTACGTCACGACAACGCAGCGTGCTACTTGTATAGAGCGTGGCGCTGTGCAGGTCTCTACGCTCGAGCATTGTCTCAGTGCTCTCTACGCACTCGGCGTGGACAACTGTCTCATCACGGTCGATGGTGACGAGGCCCCTATACTAGATGGCTCAGCCTATCCTTATGTACAGGCGATCCAAGAGGCTGGACTCAAGGAGCAGTCTGCGACTCGTGAGGTCTTTGTCGTACGTAAGCCTATCGAGGTCAGAGATGAAGAGACGGGAGCCTCCATTCTCCTTCTTCCATCAGATCAGCTCGGCGTAGAGGCGCACCTAAGCTTTGCCTCTCCGCTACTGAGCAACCAATACGCTTCGCTGCGCGACCTTAGTCGCTATGGCGAGGAGGTCGCTGAGGCACGCTCCTTCGTTTTCGTACGAGAGATACTACCTCTCCTCAGTCAGGGCTTGATCAAGGGCGGAGACCTAGCCAATGCGATGGTGATCAACGATGAGCCACTCTCTGAGAGCGATGCTAAAGCACTGGCGGAGGCTCTCCATCGTCCCGTTGCTGAGGTGAATCAGCTGGGTGTGATCAACCCGAAAGAGGGCATCCTCAACGAGCCCGCACGCCACAAGATCATCGACATACTAGGCGATCTAGCCTTAGCAGGCATCTTCGTGCAGGGTCATATCATAGCGACCAAGCCTGGGCATAAGATCAATAATAAGCTGGCACGGGCGATCCGCAAGGAGATCAAAGGAATGGAGACACAACCTCCTGTTTACGATCCCAATGCGGCACCGGTACTTGATCTTAACCAGATCAAGGGACTCTTACCACACCGCTATCCTTTCCTCCTTGTGGACAAGGTGATCCACCTAGACAAGAACCATATTGTGGGGGTCAAAAACGTGAGCTTCAACGAGACTTTCTTCCTCGGTCACTTCCCCACAGAGCCTGTCATGCCGGGTGTACTAATCGTCGAGGCTATGGCACAGACGGCTGGGCTACTCGTACTTAGCGGCATCGAGGATCCTGAGCGCTACTCGACCTACTTCCTGACAATCAACAATGTGAAGTTCAGAAACAAGGTCGTCCCTGGAGACACCCTCCTCTTTAAGGTGATGCTCACCAGTGAGGTGCGCCGTGGCTTGGCTAGTGTCAGGGGACTTACTTTCGTGGGTAGTCAGTTGGTTTGTGAAGCTGACTTTATGGCTCAGATAGTAAAGAATAAGGAGTAAACAATCATATCTACTATATGGCTCAAACGCTTATATCTCCTCTCGCTCAGGTACACCCTGAGGCACAGATAGGTGCTGAGGTGACGGTCGGACCTTTTGTCACCATAGAGGCCAA is part of the Porphyromonas asaccharolytica DSM 20707 genome and harbors:
- a CDS encoding bifunctional UDP-3-O-[3-hydroxymyristoyl] N-acetylglucosamine deacetylase/3-hydroxyacyl-ACP dehydratase — protein: MNQYTLATTLTFQGVGLHTGANHTLTLSPAEPHSGYQICRSDLEGSPTIPAYADYVTTTQRATCIERGAVQVSTLEHCLSALYALGVDNCLITVDGDEAPILDGSAYPYVQAIQEAGLKEQSATREVFVVRKPIEVRDEETGASILLLPSDQLGVEAHLSFASPLLSNQYASLRDLSRYGEEVAEARSFVFVREILPLLSQGLIKGGDLANAMVINDEPLSESDAKALAEALHRPVAEVNQLGVINPKEGILNEPARHKIIDILGDLALAGIFVQGHIIATKPGHKINNKLARAIRKEIKGMETQPPVYDPNAAPVLDLNQIKGLLPHRYPFLLVDKVIHLDKNHIVGVKNVSFNETFFLGHFPTEPVMPGVLIVEAMAQTAGLLVLSGIEDPERYSTYFLTINNVKFRNKVVPGDTLLFKVMLTSEVRRGLASVRGLTFVGSQLVCEADFMAQIVKNKE